In Paralcaligenes sp. KSB-10, the following are encoded in one genomic region:
- a CDS encoding LysR family transcriptional regulator produces MRLEDLNYFLAVAEAGHVGRASERLGQSQPALTKGVQRLEKELQLQLFERTPKGMVLTTVGQAFFQRARGVQFGLSEAIKEANDLHLGKLGLLRVGVPPNYTSYFGDACAILLQQRPAARVHVTIGLNDKLFAALRLGDLDLSISAILNQPQTELEQHALFTDNLHVVAREGHPLFFSRNLRFSDLAKESWILPGQSVVARRSIDARFEEHGLPAPNVAVESSSSSIFLIGMVRATDLLTVSSASAMKQAGSHGLRAFPLREAVWPRTVGITTRRGAYLSPLALRFMELLKQHPHPGMAAQ; encoded by the coding sequence ATGCGCCTCGAAGACCTGAACTACTTCCTTGCCGTGGCTGAAGCCGGGCATGTCGGCCGCGCATCGGAACGGCTTGGCCAGAGTCAGCCGGCCCTGACCAAAGGAGTACAGCGCCTGGAAAAAGAACTGCAGTTGCAGTTGTTCGAACGCACCCCGAAAGGCATGGTGCTCACCACAGTAGGACAAGCTTTCTTCCAGCGCGCCCGCGGCGTCCAGTTCGGACTGAGCGAGGCCATCAAGGAAGCCAATGACCTGCATCTGGGCAAGCTGGGACTGCTGCGGGTAGGCGTTCCTCCCAACTACACCAGCTATTTCGGCGATGCCTGCGCCATACTTCTGCAGCAACGGCCAGCGGCCCGCGTACACGTCACGATAGGCTTGAATGACAAGTTGTTCGCGGCGCTGCGCCTGGGCGATCTCGATTTAAGTATCAGCGCGATCCTGAATCAACCCCAAACGGAACTGGAACAGCATGCCTTGTTCACCGACAATCTGCATGTTGTTGCGCGTGAGGGGCACCCGCTTTTCTTTTCACGCAATCTGCGCTTTTCCGATCTGGCCAAAGAATCATGGATCCTGCCCGGACAAAGCGTAGTGGCCAGGCGTTCCATCGACGCGCGTTTTGAGGAACACGGGCTGCCTGCGCCCAATGTGGCAGTCGAGTCGAGCTCATCCAGCATTTTTCTCATTGGCATGGTGCGAGCCACTGACTTATTGACGGTCTCCAGCGCATCAGCCATGAAGCAGGCCGGCAGCCATGGCCTGAGGGCATTTCCCTTGCGGGAAGCGGTATGGCCGCGCACTGTGGGAATCACCACCCGGCGCGGCGCTTATTTGTCCCCGCTGGCCCTGCGTTTCATGGAACTGCTCAAACAGCACCCGCATCCGGGCATGGCCGCGCAATAA
- a CDS encoding amino acid aminotransferase — MNSLFESVELAPRDPILGLNEQYNADTRGNKVNLGVGVYCDDQGRIPLLNAVHAAEVTRIEAAAARGYLPIDGIAGYNKGAQTLLLGKDSPLVAEGRVLTAQALGGTGALKIGADFLKQLLPNAKVLISDPSWENHRALFERAGFAVDTYPYYDAATHGLNFDGMLACLKALPPQTIVVLHACCHNPTGVDPSFAQWQQIAKVVKDKQLVPFMDIAYQGFGDGLEEDASVVRMFAEQGLNMLISSSFSKSFSLYGERVGALTMVSASKEESGRVLSQLKRVIRTNYSNPPTHGGTVVSMVLNSPELFKIWVGELAGMRERIRAMRTQLVEKLKSHGVKQNFDFVLSQRGMFSYSGLTSAQVDQLRDEHGVYAVSSGRICVAALNSRNIDYVAQAVAEVLAK; from the coding sequence ATGAACTCACTTTTCGAATCAGTCGAACTCGCTCCACGCGACCCTATTCTTGGCCTGAACGAGCAATACAATGCCGATACCCGTGGCAACAAAGTCAACCTGGGCGTGGGGGTCTACTGCGACGATCAAGGCCGGATTCCCCTGCTGAATGCCGTTCATGCCGCTGAAGTCACCCGCATCGAAGCCGCTGCCGCTCGCGGCTATCTACCCATAGACGGAATCGCGGGCTACAACAAAGGCGCGCAAACGCTGCTGCTGGGCAAAGACTCCCCGCTGGTTGCCGAAGGCCGCGTGTTGACGGCTCAGGCTCTGGGTGGCACCGGCGCCCTCAAGATCGGCGCCGACTTCCTCAAACAATTGCTGCCCAACGCCAAGGTCCTCATCAGCGATCCCAGCTGGGAAAACCACAGGGCCCTGTTCGAACGGGCGGGCTTTGCGGTCGATACATACCCCTACTACGACGCCGCCACCCACGGCCTGAATTTCGATGGCATGCTGGCCTGCCTAAAGGCCCTGCCGCCACAGACAATCGTGGTCTTGCACGCTTGCTGCCACAACCCTACCGGTGTCGACCCCAGCTTTGCGCAATGGCAGCAAATCGCCAAAGTCGTCAAGGATAAACAGCTGGTTCCTTTCATGGACATTGCCTACCAGGGTTTCGGCGACGGCCTGGAAGAAGACGCGTCGGTGGTGCGCATGTTTGCCGAACAAGGCCTGAACATGCTCATCAGCTCCTCATTCTCCAAATCATTCTCGCTTTACGGCGAACGCGTCGGCGCCCTGACCATGGTGTCGGCCAGCAAGGAAGAATCAGGCCGGGTTCTAAGCCAGCTCAAGCGTGTAATTCGCACCAACTATTCCAACCCTCCCACCCACGGTGGTACCGTGGTTTCCATGGTGCTGAACTCGCCCGAACTCTTCAAGATCTGGGTTGGCGAGCTTGCCGGCATGCGCGAACGCATACGCGCCATGCGCACGCAACTGGTCGAAAAGCTGAAATCCCATGGGGTCAAGCAGAATTTCGATTTCGTGCTGTCGCAGCGCGGCATGTTTTCCTACTCGGGCCTGACTTCCGCACAAGTCGATCAGTTGCGCGACGAACATGGCGTTTACGCGGTCAGCAGCGGCCGCATCTGCGTGGCGGCCCTCAACAGCCGCAACATCGACTACGTGGCGCAAGCCGTCGCCGAAGTATTGGCAAAATAG
- a CDS encoding acyl-CoA dehydrogenase family protein, translated as MSSTLPGAEFAQTREKLKSYLDEELIPYEKASGFTYEDKFSKDAVRAIWKRSRELGFYGLQLPPDLGGKGMNVAELCVLKDDVAASGAILFPHVLGDWGGPSRIGNLIRYASPYQLENYMLPVVRGEKGSCFAMTEPASGSDAASIRTRAVREGDDYVITGRKHYISASAFADFAVTMCVTDPDKGRDGISAILVDFDRPGVKLTYDYLPMTGQHVDADIELEQVRVPCANLIGEEGGGFRIAMDRVSVNRLLHCPTMIGLARQAYRMSIDYAHHRQQFGGPISRFQAIQHMLADMATGLYACESMVMAAAHKADEGGDVRSEASMCKLFVSEKCFEIADKAMQIHGNVGVTKNHPVEFIFRRLRLYRIVTGTSEIQRNTIAKAILA; from the coding sequence ATGAGCAGCACACTACCTGGCGCGGAATTTGCCCAGACTCGGGAAAAGTTGAAGTCGTATCTTGACGAGGAATTGATTCCCTACGAAAAAGCCTCCGGCTTTACCTATGAGGACAAATTTTCGAAAGATGCCGTGCGTGCGATATGGAAGCGTTCGCGGGAACTTGGGTTTTATGGGCTTCAACTGCCGCCGGATCTCGGTGGAAAAGGCATGAATGTGGCCGAGCTGTGCGTCCTGAAAGACGATGTGGCCGCTTCTGGCGCAATTCTGTTTCCGCACGTCCTGGGTGATTGGGGCGGCCCGTCGCGCATTGGGAACTTGATCAGGTACGCCAGTCCGTACCAGCTTGAAAACTATATGCTGCCTGTAGTGCGCGGCGAGAAGGGTTCATGCTTTGCCATGACGGAGCCGGCGTCGGGGTCCGATGCCGCCAGCATCAGAACGCGAGCGGTGAGAGAGGGGGATGATTACGTCATCACAGGCCGCAAGCATTACATCAGCGCTTCCGCGTTCGCGGACTTTGCGGTAACCATGTGCGTTACCGATCCGGATAAGGGCCGTGACGGCATTTCGGCCATTCTGGTCGACTTCGATCGCCCCGGGGTCAAATTGACATACGATTATCTGCCCATGACCGGGCAGCACGTCGATGCCGATATTGAACTGGAGCAAGTCCGTGTTCCCTGCGCCAACTTGATTGGAGAGGAGGGGGGCGGCTTCAGGATTGCGATGGATAGGGTCAGTGTGAATCGATTGCTGCATTGCCCGACCATGATAGGCCTGGCGCGCCAGGCCTATCGAATGTCTATCGACTACGCACACCATCGCCAACAGTTCGGCGGCCCGATAAGCCGTTTCCAGGCGATCCAGCACATGCTGGCGGACATGGCGACGGGCCTTTACGCCTGCGAGAGTATGGTGATGGCCGCCGCGCACAAGGCGGACGAGGGCGGCGACGTCCGCAGCGAAGCGTCAATGTGCAAATTGTTTGTCTCTGAAAAATGTTTCGAGATTGCCGACAAGGCGATGCAGATTCATGGCAATGTAGGCGTTACGAAGAATCATCCTGTGGAGTTCATCTTCCGCCGCTTGAGGCTTTACCGGATCGTGACAGGCACCAGCGAGATTCAGCGCAATACCATAGCCAAAGCTATTCTCGCCTGA
- the uvrB gene encoding excinuclease ABC subunit UvrB, protein MNAPGFVEYPNSPFQLYQPYPPAGDQPAAIDSLVDGINDGLMFQTLLGVTGSGKTFTMANTIARTGRPAIVLAPNKTLAAQLYSEMREFFPNNAVEYFVSYYDYYQPEAYVAARDLFIEKDSSINEHIEQMRLSATKSLLERRDTIIVGTVSCIYGIGNPGDYHAMVLTLRAGDTIPRRELLARLVAMQYERNDVEFVRGNFRARGETIDVFPAEHAELALRITLFDEEIESLEMFDPLTGKIKQKVPRFTVFPSSHYVTPRETVLRAIETIKLELRERLDFLVKDGKLVEAQRLEQRTRFDLEMLQELGFCKGIENYSRHLSGAAPGEPPPTLIDYLPADALMFIDESHVTVGQLGGMYRGDRSRKETLVQFGFRLPSALDNRPLQLEEFEQRMRQCIFVSATPAVYEKEHADNVVEQVVRPTGLVDPVVEVRPALTQVDDLLGEIKLRVEVRERVLVTTLTKRMSEDLTDYLNESGLKVRYLHSDIDTVERVEIIRDLRLGVFDVLVGINLLREGLDIPEVSLVAILDADKEGFLRSERSLIQTIGRAARNLHGRAILYADRITDSMRRAMGETERRRIKQTAFNKEHGITARGVDKAVREMIDGVMAAAQPVSAADDISPDVLVDEKSLAKEIRRLEKLMMDHAKNLEFEQAAAARDSLNRLKQRALLS, encoded by the coding sequence ATGAACGCTCCCGGCTTTGTCGAATATCCGAATAGTCCCTTTCAGTTGTACCAGCCCTATCCGCCGGCGGGGGATCAGCCTGCGGCCATCGACTCGCTGGTCGACGGTATCAACGACGGCTTGATGTTCCAGACCCTGCTGGGCGTCACGGGTTCGGGGAAAACCTTCACCATGGCCAATACGATTGCCCGCACGGGCCGTCCTGCCATCGTGCTGGCTCCCAATAAAACCCTGGCGGCGCAGTTGTATTCCGAAATGCGCGAGTTTTTCCCGAATAATGCGGTCGAATATTTTGTGTCGTATTACGACTACTACCAGCCGGAAGCGTATGTCGCCGCTCGCGATCTTTTTATCGAAAAAGACTCGTCCATCAACGAGCACATCGAGCAGATGCGCCTGTCGGCCACCAAAAGCCTGCTCGAGCGGCGCGACACGATTATTGTCGGTACGGTGTCGTGCATATACGGGATAGGCAATCCGGGCGATTACCATGCAATGGTGCTGACACTGCGGGCGGGCGATACGATTCCGCGCCGGGAATTGCTGGCGCGGCTGGTGGCCATGCAGTACGAGCGCAACGACGTGGAGTTCGTGCGCGGCAACTTTCGCGCCCGTGGCGAAACCATCGATGTGTTCCCGGCCGAGCATGCCGAACTGGCGCTGCGCATTACTTTGTTCGACGAGGAAATCGAAAGCCTGGAGATGTTCGACCCGCTGACCGGCAAGATCAAGCAAAAGGTGCCGCGCTTCACCGTCTTTCCCAGTTCGCACTATGTGACGCCGCGCGAGACGGTGCTGCGCGCTATCGAGACCATCAAGCTGGAATTGCGCGAACGCCTGGATTTCCTGGTCAAGGACGGCAAGCTGGTCGAGGCGCAGCGGCTCGAGCAGCGTACCCGCTTCGATCTGGAAATGCTGCAGGAACTTGGGTTTTGCAAGGGCATCGAAAATTACTCGCGCCATCTGTCGGGTGCGGCTCCGGGCGAACCTCCTCCGACGCTGATCGATTACCTGCCTGCCGATGCCTTGATGTTTATCGATGAAAGCCATGTCACCGTGGGCCAGCTGGGCGGCATGTATCGGGGCGACCGTTCGCGCAAGGAAACGCTGGTGCAATTTGGTTTTCGGCTTCCCTCCGCGCTGGATAACCGGCCTTTGCAGCTTGAAGAGTTCGAACAGCGCATGCGTCAATGCATCTTTGTTTCCGCGACGCCGGCCGTATATGAAAAAGAACACGCCGATAATGTGGTGGAGCAGGTGGTGCGGCCCACGGGTCTGGTGGATCCCGTGGTTGAGGTCCGGCCCGCCCTGACGCAGGTCGACGATCTGCTGGGGGAAATCAAGCTGCGTGTCGAGGTACGGGAACGTGTGCTGGTGACTACGCTGACCAAGCGCATGTCCGAGGATCTGACCGATTATCTCAATGAAAGCGGCTTGAAGGTACGCTATTTGCACTCGGACATCGATACTGTCGAACGGGTTGAGATCATTCGTGATCTGCGCCTGGGTGTATTCGACGTGCTGGTTGGGATCAATCTATTGCGCGAGGGGCTGGACATACCTGAAGTGTCCCTGGTGGCGATTCTGGATGCGGATAAAGAAGGATTTTTGCGCTCGGAACGCAGCCTGATACAAACCATTGGGCGAGCGGCTCGCAACCTGCATGGGCGAGCCATTTTGTACGCCGATCGCATTACCGATTCGATGCGGCGGGCAATGGGCGAAACCGAACGCCGGCGCATCAAACAGACGGCTTTCAATAAAGAGCATGGTATTACCGCCCGGGGCGTGGACAAGGCGGTTCGCGAAATGATTGACGGCGTGATGGCTGCCGCTCAGCCCGTTTCGGCGGCCGATGATATTTCGCCGGATGTGCTGGTCGACGAAAAATCGCTGGCCAAGGAAATTAGGCGCCTGGAGAAATTAATGATGGATCATGCCAAAAACCTGGAGTTCGAGCAGGCGGCCGCCGCGCGCGACTCGCTCAACCGGCTCAAGCAACGTGCCTTGCTGAGTTGA
- the lexA gene encoding transcriptional repressor LexA, translated as MAAKLTERQQQILDLIRAEITRTGFPPTRAEIARALGFKSANAAEDHLKALAKKGAIELTAGASRGIRLRDDAAASVQSPSSMLAQLLLPIVGRVAAGSPILATEHIEREIGVEPALFSQAPDYLLRVRGLSMRDAGILDGDLLAVKKTPEARNGQIVVARLGDDVTVKRLSKSGSRIELLPENPDFKPIVVGPQDEFSLEGIAVGLIRTTPLN; from the coding sequence ATGGCCGCCAAACTCACCGAGCGTCAACAACAAATCCTCGACCTCATCCGGGCCGAGATCACGCGCACCGGCTTCCCGCCCACCCGCGCCGAAATCGCGCGCGCGCTTGGCTTCAAGTCGGCCAACGCAGCCGAAGACCATCTCAAGGCGCTGGCTAAAAAAGGGGCTATCGAGCTCACCGCAGGCGCCTCGCGCGGTATCCGCCTCAGGGACGATGCAGCCGCCTCCGTTCAGTCGCCGTCCTCCATGCTTGCGCAATTATTGCTACCCATAGTCGGCCGCGTGGCCGCCGGCAGCCCTATTCTGGCTACCGAGCACATCGAGCGCGAAATCGGTGTAGAACCAGCTTTGTTCAGCCAGGCGCCCGACTACCTGCTGCGCGTACGCGGCTTGAGCATGCGCGATGCCGGCATACTCGACGGCGACCTCCTGGCTGTCAAAAAAACCCCTGAGGCGCGCAATGGCCAAATAGTGGTGGCCCGCCTGGGCGACGATGTCACTGTCAAGCGTCTGTCCAAATCCGGCAGCCGCATCGAACTCCTGCCCGAAAACCCCGATTTCAAACCTATCGTGGTGGGGCCTCAAGATGAGTTCTCCCTGGAAGGCATTGCCGTGGGGCTGATACGCACTACGCCGCTGAACTGA
- a CDS encoding tripartite tricarboxylate transporter substrate binding protein encodes MKTGSRALLHALAGLLIGTAATLPSLAAGAEYPSRPIQLIVPFSAGGQFDFLARLVAKAMSKDLKENIIVENVSGGGGNIGGAKAAAAAPDGYTLLEYGGNFAIAKYLSPKLAYDPIGDFQPVAAISIAPHVILASNTFPAKTFKDMVAYGKAHPQALSYGSPGVGTSMQLTFEEIKEHFGFEAVHIPYRGGSNTLNDLAGGQVGLAIVAVAPALPFIQAGKIRALAVTGKQRAPSLPQVPTVAELGYTGFDSGSWAGIAVPKGTPDAIVNRLNKAVQSALDDPQIQQQLHALSFTLLPGPPKQLRDLIHQEAARYKPIIERLHLSTK; translated from the coding sequence ATGAAAACTGGATCGCGCGCCTTACTCCATGCCTTGGCGGGACTGCTGATAGGCACAGCGGCAACGCTGCCCTCGCTTGCCGCAGGTGCCGAATATCCTTCCAGGCCAATCCAGCTTATCGTGCCCTTCAGTGCGGGAGGGCAGTTCGATTTTCTGGCTCGCCTGGTCGCGAAGGCGATGAGCAAAGATTTGAAAGAAAACATCATCGTGGAGAACGTGAGCGGCGGAGGCGGCAATATAGGCGGTGCGAAAGCGGCCGCGGCCGCACCCGACGGCTACACACTGCTGGAATACGGCGGCAACTTCGCCATTGCCAAATATCTGTCACCCAAGCTGGCCTATGACCCCATCGGTGATTTTCAGCCCGTGGCGGCCATCAGCATCGCCCCGCATGTGATCCTGGCCAGCAATACCTTTCCGGCAAAAACCTTCAAGGATATGGTGGCGTACGGCAAAGCGCATCCGCAGGCGCTCAGCTACGGAAGTCCGGGAGTCGGTACATCCATGCAGCTGACATTCGAAGAAATCAAAGAACACTTCGGGTTCGAGGCGGTACACATACCCTACCGGGGAGGCAGCAACACGTTGAATGATCTGGCGGGCGGACAAGTAGGGCTGGCCATTGTCGCCGTGGCCCCCGCCCTTCCGTTTATCCAGGCTGGAAAGATACGCGCCCTTGCCGTTACCGGCAAGCAACGCGCGCCCTCGCTGCCTCAAGTACCCACGGTGGCGGAACTGGGATACACGGGGTTCGACAGCGGCAGCTGGGCAGGCATTGCCGTACCGAAAGGGACGCCCGACGCCATCGTAAACCGCCTGAACAAGGCCGTTCAATCAGCCTTGGACGATCCACAAATACAGCAGCAGTTGCATGCTTTGTCTTTTACCCTGTTGCCGGGACCGCCTAAACAACTGCGGGATCTGATTCATCAAGAAGCGGCGAGGTACAAGCCCATCATCGAAAGGCTGCACCTGAGCACTAAATAG
- a CDS encoding AMP-binding protein encodes MNQGRFCSRNARYWRDRTAIIFKDTSITYGQLDARSNRLANALLGLGLAKGDRVAIQAWNRPEIIELECALYKAGLVKVALNARLSPQEIVDTVNNAGARILLVDEAHFESLVSVAGDLHSVETMITIGGLHGRRYEDLLAAATDSNPDAQMSESDLAVLHFTSGSTGKLKAAMQTVGNRMASLRKVVMGRMRANPGEVLALAGPITHASGMFMQPFLFQGGAILLHDHFDPESFMASVEKHHARFSFMVPTMLNMLVSHPAFHRYDLGSLRQISYGGAPMAPARIREAWEGLGPILSQGYGAGETTGGMVMLSSDDHARGIDQYPELLMSCGRAFGETELRLVDEQGQQVPAGEIGEITVRGPDVFAGYWQEPELSAQALKEGWLHTGDLARMDEEGFLYIVDRRKDMIISGGFNVYPSEVEQALYQHPAVYEACVFGVPDNMWGESVKAVIALKPGMHASEAELIAYCKSRLADFKKPRSIDFVAGLPKNANGKLSRKELKDPHWLGHQRNVA; translated from the coding sequence ATGAACCAGGGACGTTTCTGCAGTCGTAACGCGCGATATTGGCGCGACCGGACGGCAATCATTTTCAAAGACACCTCGATCACTTACGGCCAGCTTGACGCAAGGTCGAACCGCTTGGCCAATGCCTTGCTGGGATTGGGTTTGGCCAAAGGCGATCGCGTGGCTATACAGGCCTGGAACCGGCCGGAAATCATTGAACTGGAGTGCGCTTTGTATAAGGCCGGCCTGGTCAAGGTCGCATTGAATGCCAGATTGTCGCCTCAAGAGATCGTCGACACGGTGAATAATGCCGGGGCCCGCATCCTTTTGGTGGATGAAGCTCATTTTGAAAGCCTCGTATCGGTGGCGGGGGATCTCCATTCGGTCGAAACCATGATTACGATCGGCGGTCTTCACGGGCGGCGCTACGAGGATCTCCTGGCCGCGGCGACCGATTCGAATCCGGACGCGCAAATGAGCGAAAGCGATCTTGCCGTGCTTCATTTCACCTCGGGTTCTACCGGAAAGTTGAAAGCTGCAATGCAGACCGTGGGAAATCGCATGGCCTCTCTGCGCAAAGTAGTGATGGGCCGGATGCGAGCCAATCCGGGCGAAGTGCTGGCGCTTGCGGGGCCGATCACCCATGCAAGCGGCATGTTCATGCAGCCGTTCCTGTTCCAGGGAGGTGCCATCCTGCTGCATGATCATTTCGATCCTGAGTCATTCATGGCTTCCGTGGAAAAACATCATGCCCGCTTCAGCTTCATGGTTCCCACCATGCTCAACATGCTGGTTAGCCACCCCGCCTTCCACCGTTACGATCTCGGCTCCCTGCGGCAGATTTCTTATGGCGGGGCGCCGATGGCGCCGGCGCGCATCCGTGAGGCCTGGGAAGGCCTGGGGCCGATACTGAGCCAGGGATACGGTGCCGGGGAAACGACGGGCGGCATGGTCATGCTCAGTTCCGACGATCACGCGCGGGGCATCGATCAATACCCGGAACTGCTGATGTCTTGCGGCCGTGCCTTTGGCGAAACCGAATTGCGGCTTGTCGATGAACAGGGGCAGCAGGTTCCGGCGGGCGAAATAGGCGAGATCACCGTTCGAGGCCCGGACGTATTCGCCGGCTACTGGCAGGAACCGGAGTTGAGCGCTCAGGCATTGAAAGAGGGTTGGCTGCATACCGGAGACCTGGCGCGCATGGATGAGGAAGGCTTTCTCTATATTGTCGACCGCAGGAAAGACATGATCATTTCCGGCGGCTTCAACGTCTATCCCAGTGAGGTCGAGCAGGCCCTGTACCAGCACCCCGCTGTCTATGAGGCCTGCGTTTTTGGCGTGCCCGATAATATGTGGGGAGAATCCGTCAAGGCGGTCATAGCGCTCAAGCCGGGAATGCATGCCAGCGAGGCCGAACTCATTGCCTATTGCAAATCCCGGCTGGCGGATTTCAAGAAGCCGCGTTCGATCGATTTTGTTGCCGGGCTGCCCAAGAATGCCAACGGCAAGCTTTCGCGCAAGGAATTGAAGGATCCGCACTGGCTTGGGCATCAACGCAACGTTGCCTAG
- a CDS encoding CaiB/BaiF CoA-transferase family protein, translating to MPEMTCLSDTVVLDLGQLHPGPHTAMLLGQLGATVIKVERRAGGDPARALGADTFAKYNRGKLSIALDLKNPDDRVTLLRLVRHSHALIEGFRPGVMDRLGLSYSELRGANPALVMCSISGFGQTGPYAQRPAHDLNFLALAGYWAVPSQVDDLIGRPHVRLSDYCASMYAALAMVVALMTARQEGCGQYLDVSIHDAMMAWTAPGIDILRRATSDDIDGMAHIMPDNDLFATSDGRYVALGILEEKFWVNLRERLRAEFPEIGSQVYDTRAERMRRKRELHTLLKGIFVSKTLAQWKQVFHGSDIPWAPVLDREEVFADPHVLDRGLLSAAPDGGGMMAGFPVRFSSGLPERSMSVPELDGSRRAIMDWLDSKDGKH from the coding sequence ATGCCCGAAATGACCTGCCTGTCCGACACTGTGGTGCTCGACCTTGGTCAATTGCATCCCGGCCCCCATACGGCAATGCTGTTGGGCCAGCTTGGCGCAACAGTCATCAAGGTCGAGCGGCGTGCCGGAGGCGATCCGGCCCGTGCGTTGGGAGCGGACACCTTCGCCAAATACAACCGCGGCAAACTTTCCATCGCACTGGACCTCAAGAATCCCGACGACCGCGTCACGCTGTTGCGTTTGGTGCGGCACAGCCATGCCTTGATTGAGGGCTTCAGGCCTGGAGTGATGGACAGGCTTGGGCTGAGCTATTCTGAGTTGCGGGGGGCCAACCCGGCCCTCGTGATGTGTTCAATTTCAGGCTTTGGGCAAACGGGCCCTTATGCGCAACGCCCGGCCCACGATCTGAATTTCCTCGCTCTGGCCGGCTATTGGGCCGTGCCGTCGCAGGTGGATGATCTCATCGGCCGTCCACACGTGCGCCTGTCTGATTATTGCGCTTCGATGTATGCCGCTTTGGCCATGGTTGTGGCATTGATGACGGCGCGCCAGGAGGGTTGCGGACAATATCTTGACGTGTCGATTCACGATGCAATGATGGCGTGGACCGCGCCCGGTATCGATATCCTGAGGCGGGCCACGAGCGATGATATCGATGGAATGGCTCATATTATGCCGGACAATGACTTGTTTGCGACCTCTGATGGGCGTTATGTGGCGCTTGGAATATTGGAAGAAAAATTCTGGGTGAACCTGAGGGAACGATTGCGGGCGGAGTTCCCCGAAATAGGTTCGCAGGTTTACGATACGCGAGCGGAGCGCATGCGGCGCAAGCGTGAATTGCACACTCTTCTGAAAGGTATTTTTGTCAGCAAGACCTTGGCGCAATGGAAGCAGGTCTTTCATGGCTCGGATATTCCGTGGGCGCCTGTGCTCGATCGTGAAGAAGTATTTGCCGACCCGCACGTGCTGGACCGAGGCCTGCTGAGCGCCGCCCCGGACGGCGGTGGCATGATGGCCGGATTTCCCGTGCGCTTTTCGTCAGGCTTGCCTGAAAGGAGTATGTCGGTGCCGGAACTGGATGGGTCGCGTCGGGCAATCATGGATTGGCTCGATAGCAAAGACGGGAAGCATTAG
- a CDS encoding low molecular weight protein-tyrosine-phosphatase, whose translation MMTKVLFVCMGNICRSPSAEGVFRHLIDDAGLSGVVGVDSAGTHSFHIGEAPDARAQAAARKRGYEISGSTARLVTADDFREFDLILAMDWENLSALQQQCPKIYQHKLMLLMRFANEFEEATVPDPYYGGPEGFGKVLDYLEDACQGVLELVRKRATQYQAA comes from the coding sequence ATGATGACTAAGGTACTTTTCGTTTGCATGGGTAATATCTGTCGCTCGCCGAGCGCAGAAGGCGTATTTCGCCATTTGATCGACGATGCCGGATTATCCGGGGTTGTAGGCGTCGATTCTGCTGGTACCCACAGCTTTCATATCGGCGAAGCTCCCGATGCGCGCGCCCAGGCGGCGGCGCGCAAGCGTGGTTACGAAATATCCGGCAGTACGGCCCGTTTGGTTACGGCCGACGACTTCCGCGAGTTCGACCTGATTTTGGCCATGGACTGGGAAAACCTGTCCGCCTTGCAACAGCAATGCCCCAAAATTTACCAGCACAAGCTCATGCTGCTCATGCGCTTTGCCAACGAATTCGAAGAAGCTACCGTACCCGATCCTTATTATGGCGGGCCCGAAGGGTTTGGCAAGGTGCTCGATTATCTCGAAGACGCCTGCCAGGGTGTGCTCGAACTGGTGCGCAAGCGCGCGACTCAATATCAGGCGGCTTAA